GACTGTTGAAAATGGGGCGTTACTCCCAAACCCTCAAAGGATTGGCGCGGGTTCTCAAAGCCAAACGGGAAGATTTGGTAATTAGCTTTTTTACCATTTCCATTTTGCTGGTGTTTTCCTCCAGTTTGATTTATTTTGTAGAACACGAGGCCCAGCCAGAAGCATTCCCTAACATTCCCGCTTCCATGTGGTGGGGGGTAGTTACCCTGACCACGGTCGGCTACGGGGATGTTTATCCCATTACCCCCATTGGTAAGGTTTTGGGCGCAGCTTTAGCCGTTTTGGGCATTGGCATTTTTGCCCTGCCGGCTGGTATCCTGGCTTCGGGATTTGCTGAAGAACTGGAAAAGCGACGGGAACGCCGTTCTCGTACCCAACAAATAGCAGCGGAAAAATTTTGTCCCCATTGCGGTAAAAGATTGGATGTACCACCCACCAACCCCAGAAACCACGAATAAAGAATTGTCTGCGGCGAGCGCTACCAGTAGCTGGTTGGGGCGTCTAGAAATTACCTATACCCACCGCCAGCAAACCACGCAAATCCAACGCGATCGCATCCAAGCCCCTTTAAAAATCCAACGTCCGTTTTACCCGGAAGGTCCGCAGGTGTGCCATACTGTTGCCCTGCATACAGCCGGTG
The genomic region above belongs to Geitlerinema sp. PCC 9228 and contains:
- a CDS encoding ion transporter — its product is MYFRRKRQIFQLLETNQSNHPASRWFDIFLMGLIGFNIFFVIVGTVDSIAQRYDGFLKGFEVFSVAVFTIEYILRVWTCTLYHQFAHPIWGRIHYIFTPLALIDLLAIAPFYLPLLFPDLRFLRALRLFRLFRLLKMGRYSQTLKGLARVLKAKREDLVISFFTISILLVFSSSLIYFVEHEAQPEAFPNIPASMWWGVVTLTTVGYGDVYPITPIGKVLGAALAVLGIGIFALPAGILASGFAEELEKRRERRSRTQQIAAEKFCPHCGKRLDVPPTNPRNHE